In a genomic window of Amycolatopsis japonica:
- a CDS encoding ATP-binding protein: protein MTITVADLTRQIRIDHISAVYTAARVAREVAAETGLPEVLTERAAVIASELAGNIDKHATDGTVFIHRSLAGDGVDIYAADSGPGMADLDHWRIDGHSTTATLGTGLGAVGRLAAEFRIRSAAGSGTTAAARTLITGTNATAVAHVRLAREGEDRCGDGLALADLPGARTIAVVDGLGHGPAAGDAAVAAIDVFRRNPGRPLRDHLTAMHRSLRQTRGAAVALARISGGLLEFCGVGNIGGMVLTPGQSRPLLSMPGIVGFTLPDAHVGTVDLPEHHVLVLHTDGIGTGWRGAAPLGPLPVPALLAADLAHRHRDPHDDATLIAVGSGTGTP, encoded by the coding sequence ATGACCATCACCGTCGCGGACCTCACCCGCCAGATCCGCATCGACCACATCAGCGCGGTCTACACGGCAGCGCGCGTCGCCCGGGAGGTCGCCGCGGAAACGGGACTGCCCGAGGTACTGACCGAGCGCGCGGCCGTCATCGCCTCCGAACTGGCGGGCAACATCGACAAGCACGCCACCGACGGCACGGTCTTCATCCACCGCTCCCTCGCCGGGGACGGCGTGGACATCTACGCCGCGGACTCCGGACCGGGCATGGCCGATCTGGACCACTGGCGCATCGACGGCCACAGCACGACCGCGACGCTCGGCACGGGCCTCGGCGCCGTCGGCAGGCTGGCCGCCGAGTTCCGGATCCGGTCGGCGGCAGGCTCTGGCACCACCGCGGCGGCACGAACGCTGATCACCGGCACGAACGCCACGGCTGTCGCTCATGTCCGCCTGGCGCGCGAAGGCGAAGACCGGTGCGGCGACGGCCTGGCGCTAGCCGATCTGCCCGGCGCCCGGACCATCGCCGTCGTGGACGGCCTCGGCCACGGCCCCGCCGCCGGCGACGCGGCGGTGGCCGCGATCGACGTCTTCCGCCGCAACCCGGGCCGCCCGCTCCGCGACCACCTCACCGCCATGCACCGGTCGCTGCGGCAGACCCGCGGCGCGGCCGTCGCGCTCGCCCGGATCTCCGGCGGCCTGCTCGAATTCTGCGGCGTCGGGAACATCGGCGGCATGGTGCTGACGCCGGGACAGAGCCGGCCGCTGCTCAGCATGCCCGGCATCGTCGGTTTCACCCTGCCGGACGCCCACGTCGGGACCGTGGACCTCCCCGAACACCACGTCCTCGTCCTGCACACCGACGGAATCGGCACCGGCTGGCGCGGCGCCGCACCCCTCGGCCCGCTCCCGGTCCCGGCACTCCTCGCCGCCGACCTCGCCCACCGGCACCGCGACCCCCACGACGACGCCACCCTGATCGCGGTCGGCTCCGGAACGGGCACGCCATGA
- a CDS encoding anti-sigma regulatory factor: MLPDELTGSGHDIPAREHAVRAEEDLLTARHAVRACAVAVGFSIVDQTKIVTAASELVRNAYIHGGGGSMTITVVRNGRVGLKLTVRDEGPGIADVEQAMADGFSTGAGLGHGLGGTRRLVDEFTIDAAPGRGTTVTIVRWKP, encoded by the coding sequence ATGCTTCCTGACGAGCTCACCGGTTCCGGGCACGACATCCCCGCGCGCGAACACGCGGTCCGCGCCGAGGAGGACCTTCTCACCGCCCGCCACGCCGTGCGGGCCTGCGCGGTCGCGGTGGGCTTCTCCATCGTCGACCAGACGAAAATCGTCACCGCGGCCAGTGAGCTGGTCCGCAACGCCTACATCCATGGTGGCGGGGGCTCGATGACGATCACCGTCGTACGAAATGGCCGGGTCGGCCTGAAGCTGACCGTGCGCGACGAAGGCCCCGGAATCGCCGACGTCGAGCAGGCCATGGCCGACGGGTTCAGCACCGGCGCCGGTCTCGGGCACGGCCTCGGCGGAACCAGGCGCCTCGTCGACGAGTTCACCATCGACGCCGCTCCCGGACGCGGTACCACGGTCACGATCGTGCGCTGGAAGCCATGA
- a CDS encoding STAS domain-containing protein, whose translation MTADAGLPILRLGDILISGLLSDLDDTTALRFTDELTTRISDESIRGVILDISRLEIIDSFVARVLMQLAATGRLLGARMIVAGMRPAVAITLSELGLRLTGVQTALNAEQAMELLGWRRPAEAAEEAPHAS comes from the coding sequence ATGACGGCCGACGCGGGCCTGCCGATCCTGCGGCTCGGCGACATCCTGATCAGCGGGCTGCTGTCCGACCTGGACGACACCACCGCGTTGCGGTTCACCGACGAACTCACCACCCGGATCTCCGACGAAAGCATCCGCGGGGTCATCCTCGACATCTCCCGGCTGGAGATCATCGATTCCTTCGTCGCCCGAGTGCTGATGCAGCTGGCCGCCACCGGACGGCTGCTCGGGGCCCGGATGATCGTCGCCGGCATGCGCCCCGCGGTCGCGATCACCCTGTCCGAACTCGGCCTGCGCCTCACCGGCGTCCAGACCGCGCTCAACGCCGAACAGGCCATGGAACTGCTGGGGTGGCGCCGCCCCGCCGAGGCCGCCGAAGAGGCGCCTCATGCTTCCTGA
- a CDS encoding STAS domain-containing protein — MLRTDDSAVRDLLSRIFGEDQDELVDEWVRWQLADSSARLDETALRREATELLGALREALAIGTPLSQIIERDQAVRSALRGLSERRARAGTAPALTATAILALKHTTMAAVERRSGDPALRYEVSLLVNQLLDAASLLTFSVYVEGREEIIRRQHQQMLELSTPVVRLWRQVLAVPLIGTLDSARTQVVMNSLLEAIQTHEARVAIIDITGVSTVDTAVAQHLLQTVSAVRLMGAECLISGVRPSIAQTVTQLGIDLSHIVTRGSLADALAAALELLGDRTAAVTG, encoded by the coding sequence GTGCTGAGGACGGACGACTCCGCCGTCCGAGACCTGCTGTCACGGATCTTCGGTGAAGACCAAGACGAGCTGGTCGACGAGTGGGTCCGATGGCAGCTGGCCGACTCGTCGGCCCGGCTCGACGAGACCGCGCTGCGGCGCGAGGCGACCGAACTACTGGGAGCACTCCGTGAAGCACTCGCCATCGGGACGCCGCTGAGCCAGATCATCGAGCGCGACCAGGCGGTCCGCTCCGCCCTGCGCGGGCTTTCCGAACGGCGCGCTCGTGCGGGTACCGCGCCGGCCCTCACGGCCACGGCGATCCTCGCGCTGAAGCACACGACCATGGCCGCGGTCGAACGCCGGAGCGGGGACCCGGCGCTGCGCTATGAGGTGTCACTGCTGGTCAACCAGCTCTTGGACGCCGCGAGCCTGCTCACCTTCTCGGTGTACGTCGAAGGGCGCGAGGAGATCATCCGCCGCCAGCATCAGCAGATGCTGGAGCTGTCCACCCCGGTGGTGCGCCTGTGGCGGCAAGTGCTGGCCGTCCCCCTGATCGGCACCCTCGACAGCGCCCGCACCCAGGTCGTGATGAACAGCCTGCTGGAGGCGATCCAAACCCACGAAGCCCGCGTGGCGATCATCGACATCACCGGCGTGTCCACAGTGGACACCGCAGTGGCGCAGCATCTGCTTCAGACGGTCAGTGCGGTACGGCTCATGGGCGCCGAATGCCTGATCAGCGGTGTCCGTCCGTCTATCGCGCAGACCGTCACCCAGCTCGGCATCGATCTCTCCCACATCGTGACCCGCGGCTCGCTGGCCGACGCCCTCGCCGCCGCGCTGGAGCTGCTCGGCGACCGCACCGCCGCGGTGACGGGATGA
- a CDS encoding MarR family transcriptional regulator → MNRSSEPPGTETVAAAVTETAELLEIMFERAREASPRPLSTSQVRAVVALDHHDGLNLRALADVLGSTPPLVSRLCDRLEAVGFLERLPSSASRREITLRLSDRGRAYLQDLRARRRESLQAVLAKLTPETRAALATGLREFREAAAGD, encoded by the coding sequence GTGAATCGGTCCTCCGAGCCGCCCGGCACCGAGACGGTGGCGGCGGCCGTGACCGAGACGGCCGAGCTGCTCGAGATCATGTTCGAGCGGGCTCGCGAGGCGTCACCGCGTCCGCTGTCGACGTCCCAGGTACGCGCGGTCGTGGCGCTCGATCACCACGACGGCCTGAACCTGCGCGCCCTCGCCGACGTCCTCGGCTCCACCCCGCCGCTGGTGAGTCGCCTGTGCGACCGGCTCGAGGCCGTCGGGTTCCTCGAACGGCTCCCCAGTTCGGCCAGCCGCCGCGAAATCACGCTGCGGCTCAGCGACCGTGGCCGCGCGTATCTGCAGGACCTGCGGGCCCGGCGACGGGAAAGCCTGCAGGCCGTACTGGCGAAACTCACCCCCGAAACCAGAGCGGCGCTCGCCACCGGCCTCCGGGAATTCCGTGAGGCCGCGGCAGGCGACTAG
- a CDS encoding PP2C family protein-serine/threonine phosphatase, which produces MDRSLAVERVLRGVQPHALLDGLRAALSEHFGAGDVELLMADYSLTELRRVTVLPYTTEPMPVAGTAAGEAFTSQSATFEPGEDGIRANLPVTVRGDRLGVLAVTLPEEPEPPVWAELGRFAEALGHEVFVADRDTDLYVQARRSSRLTLAAEMQWQLLPGRACSRPEFALGGQLEPAYAIYGDCFDWSASARTLAVTLVNGMGEGSSAALLTNLAVNALRNARRAGIPLDAQAELADQAIYAQHRGQEHVATLLLEFDLATGEITAVDAGSPRLWRLRDGKAERVHFDEQLPLGTFEDTLYTAEILQALPGDRFVFVSDGVYNAAGPHGELYGDRELSQAILTTADLPAAHVPSAVLAELHDRRHGGLAADDAMVVCLDWFGSNPSADGESDIASAATGETSV; this is translated from the coding sequence GTGGACAGATCCTTGGCAGTCGAGCGTGTCCTGCGGGGCGTCCAGCCTCATGCGCTGCTCGACGGGCTGCGCGCGGCGTTGAGCGAACACTTCGGCGCAGGCGACGTCGAACTGCTGATGGCCGATTACAGCCTCACCGAACTGCGCCGAGTGACCGTCCTGCCGTACACGACCGAGCCGATGCCGGTCGCCGGCACCGCGGCGGGCGAGGCCTTCACCAGCCAGTCGGCGACATTCGAACCCGGCGAAGACGGTATCCGCGCCAACCTCCCGGTCACCGTCCGCGGCGACCGGCTCGGCGTCCTGGCCGTCACACTGCCCGAAGAGCCGGAACCGCCGGTATGGGCCGAACTCGGCCGGTTCGCCGAGGCGCTCGGGCACGAGGTCTTCGTCGCCGACCGTGACACCGATCTGTACGTGCAGGCCCGCCGCTCGTCCCGGCTGACACTCGCCGCGGAGATGCAGTGGCAGCTGCTCCCGGGCCGCGCGTGCAGCCGGCCCGAATTCGCACTCGGCGGTCAGCTGGAACCCGCCTACGCCATCTACGGCGACTGCTTCGACTGGTCGGCCTCCGCCCGCACCTTGGCGGTCACACTGGTCAACGGCATGGGTGAAGGCAGCAGCGCCGCCTTGCTGACCAACCTCGCCGTCAACGCGCTGCGCAACGCCCGCCGCGCAGGGATTCCCCTCGACGCTCAGGCGGAACTCGCCGACCAGGCCATCTACGCACAGCATCGCGGCCAAGAACACGTCGCCACGCTCCTGCTGGAATTCGACCTCGCGACCGGTGAGATCACCGCGGTCGACGCGGGCTCGCCGCGCCTCTGGCGGCTACGCGATGGCAAAGCGGAACGTGTCCACTTCGACGAACAGCTTCCTCTCGGCACCTTCGAAGACACCCTTTACACCGCCGAAATCCTGCAGGCCCTGCCGGGCGACCGGTTCGTCTTCGTCAGCGACGGCGTGTACAACGCGGCCGGACCCCACGGAGAACTCTACGGGGATCGCGAACTGAGCCAGGCCATCCTCACGACCGCGGACCTGCCCGCGGCGCATGTTCCGAGCGCCGTTCTCGCCGAACTGCACGACCGGCGTCACGGCGGGCTGGCCGCCGACGACGCCATGGTCGTCTGCCTCGACTGGTTCGGCTCGAACCCCAGCGCCGACGGGGAATCCGACATCGCCTCCGCGGCCACCGGTGAAACATCGGTTTGA
- a CDS encoding GNAT family N-acetyltransferase — translation MRCGYPLCPVDRRAILVHVEVEEKHRRRGAGRVLVNAAVKRGAEFGWSMLPIGRDPVVVAFWARVGAVGPASPHPCTHQGEAKVVPAESRWTKWW, via the coding sequence GTGAGGTGCGGCTATCCGCTGTGTCCTGTCGACCGGCGCGCGATCCTCGTCCATGTCGAGGTCGAGGAGAAGCATCGACGTCGTGGTGCGGGGCGTGTGCTGGTGAACGCCGCCGTGAAGCGGGGCGCCGAGTTCGGCTGGTCGATGTTGCCCATTGGGCGCGATCCGGTCGTTGTCGCGTTCTGGGCCCGGGTCGGAGCGGTCGGCCCGGCGAGCCCGCATCCGTGTACGCATCAGGGCGAGGCGAAAGTGGTGCCCGCGGAGTCGCGGTGGACGAAGTGGTGGTGA
- a CDS encoding DUF1963 domain-containing protein, with translation MKGFVDETRRRQVIDELRPLLHRVSLPAADLRLDGGRPVSAVASYLAGHPYLPEGAPWPQYNDVPMFCVVQINFADVGPLPGFPSTGLFQWFVGADSPSFGLTHGEMKGTQGFEVRWYPDTAARSVASPSSPTPWHMVSQDPGVHAPFRPVEARGVKFTVGWALPQLAEFDLAEEGDLARLVRELAVLGGERSDHAVDLLHNGWNFHVLGGHGSFGDDFVHGSSLGGSAGFTQEDPRGRRAYPSSGEPAGQVLITIDEDVYDTGWGDHGIAHLFGDPAAVARGELSAVRYYWDAT, from the coding sequence GTGAAAGGGTTCGTCGACGAGACACGACGTCGGCAAGTGATCGACGAGTTACGGCCGCTTCTCCACCGGGTTTCCCTTCCTGCCGCTGATCTGCGGCTGGATGGAGGCCGGCCTGTGTCGGCTGTGGCGTCCTATCTGGCTGGTCATCCTTATCTGCCCGAAGGCGCGCCGTGGCCGCAATACAATGACGTACCGATGTTCTGTGTCGTTCAGATCAACTTCGCCGATGTCGGTCCGTTGCCTGGCTTCCCGTCGACAGGGTTGTTCCAATGGTTCGTCGGTGCCGACAGCCCGAGTTTCGGTCTCACGCACGGGGAGATGAAAGGGACGCAAGGGTTCGAGGTTCGTTGGTATCCAGACACTGCTGCGCGCTCGGTGGCGTCGCCGTCGTCGCCGACACCATGGCACATGGTGAGCCAGGATCCCGGCGTGCACGCCCCCTTTAGGCCTGTCGAGGCGCGTGGCGTGAAATTCACAGTCGGCTGGGCGCTTCCGCAGCTGGCCGAGTTCGACCTTGCCGAGGAAGGGGATCTCGCGAGGCTGGTCCGCGAACTGGCCGTGCTGGGCGGGGAACGCAGTGACCACGCAGTGGATCTTTTGCATAACGGATGGAACTTCCATGTCCTCGGCGGTCACGGCTCGTTCGGTGACGACTTCGTCCACGGTAGTTCGCTGGGAGGCAGTGCCGGCTTCACACAGGAAGACCCACGCGGACGGCGCGCTTATCCCTCGAGCGGTGAGCCTGCTGGTCAGGTCTTGATCACGATCGACGAGGATGTGTACGACACTGGATGGGGCGACCACGGCATCGCGCATCTGTTCGGCGACCCCGCTGCCGTAGCCCGAGGCGAGCTGTCGGCGGTGCGCTACTACTGGGACGCCACGTGA